The following proteins come from a genomic window of Rattus norvegicus strain BN/NHsdMcwi chromosome 8, GRCr8, whole genome shotgun sequence:
- the Snx33 gene encoding sorting nexin-33 translates to MALKGRALYDFHSENKEEISIQQDEDLVIFSETSLDGWLQGQNSRGETGLFPASYVEIVRPGISTNHGDYSNSPAGSLGTQVSLYSSPSTASPARSSGGSGFLSNQGSFEDDDDDDWDDWDDGCTVVEEPLAGGLGTNGHPPLNLSYPGAYPNQHMAFRPKAPLERQDSLASAKRGSVVGRNLNRFSCFVRSGVEAFILGDVPMMAKIAETYSIEMGPRGPQWKANPHPFACSIEDPTKQTKFKGIKSYISYKLTPTHAGSPVYRRYKHFDWLYNRLLHKFTVISVPHLPEKQATGRFEEDFIEKRKRRLILWMDHMTSHPVLSQYEGFQHFLSCLDDKQWKMGKRRAEKDEMVGASFLLTFQIPTEHQDLQDVEDRVDAFKAFSKKMDDSVLQLSTVAAELVRKHVGGFRKEFQKLGSAFQAISHAFQMDPPFRSEALNNAISHTGRTYETVGEMFAGQPKHDLFQMLDTLSLYQGLLSNFPDIIHLQKGAFAKVKESQRMSDEGRMAQEEADGIRRRCRVVGFALQAEMNHFHQRRELDFKHMMQSYLRQQILFYQRVGQQLEKTLRMYDHL, encoded by the exons ATGGCACTGAAAGGCCGAGCCCTCTATGATTTCCACAGCGAGAACAAGGAGGAAATCAGCATCCAGCAGGACGAAGACTTGGTTATCTTCAGCGAGACCTCACTGGACGGCTGGCTGCAGGGACAGAACAGCCGTGGGGAGACAGGGCTCTTCCCTGCTTCTTACGTTGAGATTGTTCGTCCTGGCATCAGCACCAACCATGGGGACTATTCCAACAGCCCTGCAGGCTCCCTGGGCACCCAGGTGAGTTTGTATAGCAGCCCTAGTACGGCCAGTCCAGCCAGGAGTAGTGGGGGCAGTGGCTTCCTCTCAAACCAAGGAAGCTTTGaggatgatgatgacgatgactgGGATGACTGGGATGATGGATGCACAGTGGTAGAAGAGCCACTGGCTGGTGGCCTAGGTACCAATGGACACCCTCCACTTAACCTCTCCTACCCGGGTGCCTACCCCAACCAGCATATGGCTTTCAGACCCAAGGCACCCCTGGAAAGGCAGGACAGTCTAGCGTCTGCCAAGCGGGGCAGTGTTGTAGGACGGAACCTCAATCGTTTCTCATGCTTTGTACGCTCTGGAGTGGAGGCCTTCATCCTTGGTGATGTGCCCATGATGGCCAAGATTGCTGAGACCTACTCCATTGAGATGGGCCCACGTGGGCCTCAGTGGAAGGCCAATCCCCACCCATTTGCCTGCTCCATAGAGGACCCCACCAAGCAGACCAAGTTCAAAGGCATTAAAAGTTACATCTCCTACAAGCTTACGCCCACCCACGCTGGCTCACCTGTTTACCGCCGTTACAAACACTTTGACTGGCTATACAACCGCCTTCTGCACAAGTTCACAGTAATTTCAGTGCCCCACCTGCCTGAGAAGCAGGCCACAGGCCGCTTTGAGGAGGACTTCATTGAGAAACGTAAGCGAAGGCTCATCCTCTGGATGGACCACATGACCAGCCACCCTGTGCTCTCCCAGTATGAGGGCTTCCAGCACTTCCTCAGCTGCCTGGATGACAAACAGTGGAAGATGGGGAAACGCCGAGCAGAGAAGGATGAGATGGTGGGTGCCAGTTTCCTGCTCACCTTCCAGATCCCCACAGAACACCAGGATCTGCAGGATGTAGAGGATCGGGTGGACGCATTCAAGGCTTTCAGTAAGAAGATGGATGACAGCGTCCTACAGCTTAGCACTGTAGCAGCAGAATTGGTGCGGAAACATGTAGGAGGCTTCCGCAAGGAATTCCAGAAGCTCGGAAGTGCCTTCCAGGCCATTAGCCATGCCTTCCAGATGGACCCTCCCTTTAGGTCTGAGGCTCTCAACAATGCCATTTCTCACACTGGCCGGACCTATGAAACCGTTGGAGAAATGTTTGCTGGACAGCCCAAGCATGACCTCTTCCAAATGCTCGACACACTGTCTCTCTACCAGGGCCTACTCTCCAACTTCCCTGACATTATCCACCTGCAGAAAG GTGCCTTTGCCAAGGTGAAGGAGAGCCAGCGCATGAGTGATGAGGGCCGCATGGCTCAGGAAGAGGCAGACGGTATTCGCAGGCGCTGCCGTGTGGTAGGCTTTGCCCTGCAGGCCGAGATGAACCATTTCCACCAGCGCCGTGAGCTCGACTTCAAGCATATGATGCAAAGCTACCTGCGCCAGCAGATCCTTTTCTACCAGCGGGTGGGCCAGCAGCTGGAGAAGACGCTCCGCATGTATGATCACCTCTGA
- the Imp3 gene encoding U3 small nucleolar ribonucleoprotein protein IMP3, whose translation MVRKLKFHEQKLLKQVDFLNWEVTDHNLHELRVLRRYGLQRREEYTRYNQLSRAVRELARRLRDLPERDPFRVRASAALLDKLYALGLVPTRGSLELCDSVSASSFCRRRLPTLLLKLRMAQHLQAAVAFVEQGHVRVGPDVVTDPAFLVTRSMEDFVTWVDSSKIKRHVLEYNEERDDFDLDA comes from the coding sequence ATGGTGCGGAAGCTTAAGTTCCATGAGCAGAAGCTGCTGAAACAGGTGGACTTCCTAAACTGGGAAGTCACCGACCATAACCTTCACGAGCTGCGCGTACTGCGACGGTACGGGCTCCAGCGGCGCGAGGAGTACACACGCTACAACCAGCTGAGCCGGGCCGTGCGCGAGCTGGCGCGGCGCCTGCGCGACCTGCCGGAACGCGACCCGTTTCGCGTTCGCGCCTCGGCGGCGCTGTTGGACAAGTTGTACGCTCTGGGCCTGGTGCCCACGCGCGGCTCACTAGAACTCTGCGACTCCGTCTCCGCCTCGTCCTTTTGCCGCCGCCGCTTGCCTACTTTGCTCCTCAAGCTACGCATGGCACAGCATCTCCAGGCTGCTGTGGCTTTTGTGGAGCAGGGTCACGTCCGCGTGGGCCCAGACGTGGTCACCGATCCCGCCTTTCTCGTCACTCGCAGCATGGAAGACTTTGTCACCTGGGTGGACTCATCCAAGATCAAGCGGCACGTGTTGGAGTACAATGAGGAGCGCGATGACTTTGATCTTGATGCCTAG
- the Rps15al7 gene encoding small ribosomal subunit protein uS8-like: MVRMNVLAVALKSINNAEKRGKRQVLIRPCSKVIVRFLTVMTKHGYIGEFEIIDDHRAGKIVVNLTGRLNKYGVISPRFYVQLKDLEKWQNNLLPSWQFGFIVLTTSAGIMDHEEARRKHTGGKILGFFFFKCKA; encoded by the coding sequence ATGGTGCGAATGAATGTTCTGGCAGTTGCTCTCAAGAGCATCAACAATGCGGAGAAGAGGGGCAAACGCCAGGTCCTCATCAGGCCGTGTTCCAAAGTCATCGTTCGGTTCCTAACTGTGATGACGAAGCATGGCTACATTGGTGAATTCGAGATCATTGATGATCACAGAGCTGGGAAGATTGTTGTGAACCTGACAGGAAGGCTGAACAAGTATGGAGTTATAAGCCCTAGATTTTATGTTCAACTCAAAGACCTAGAGAAGTGGCAGAACAATCTGCTCCCATCATGGCAGTTTGGTTTCATTGTGCTGACAACCTCGGCTGGCATCATGGACCATGAAGAAGCAAGACGAAAACATACAGGAGGGAAAAtcctgggattctttttttttaaatgtaaagcatAA